The Orcinus orca chromosome 1, mOrcOrc1.1, whole genome shotgun sequence DNA window GTGATCATAAAATAACAGGGCTGAGTGGGGCAGTTGGATTTCAGTTTGTTAGTTTGGTTTGGGGACAGTCCCTCCCCTGTCATAGTCCCAGATCCAGTAGATTCTAAGGTGGGGGTCAGGTCGGGTCTCTGGCTCACATTCTGGCCTCAGCTTTGGAGCCAAGTTCCTCTCTCCCCTGGGAGGGATACAGGGTTGGGGAAGGGGTGTCAGAGCATGGGGGTTGCCGTGGATGACCCCAGCCCAGCTGCTGCCTGAGATTTCTCACGAAGGAGGCTCTCCCAGTGTCCCAAATCCACCCCAGGCCCTCTGCTGCCTCCCCCCTGACCCTCGTCATCTAAGGAGCAGTTGTTGCAGCTTGAAAACATGTCTGGCACCAAACATGGGAGTTCAATGCCCTGGAAAGTTGGAGGGCACTGCCCAAGCCAACTTCAGGAAGTGGGAGCGCCCACCGATCAAGAGCACAGCCTTGTAGGTTTCAAACCTGGCTTCTCCACTTCCTAGCTGAGTAGCCGTGGGATTCACCTTTCTGAGGTTTCCACATATGTGAAATGGGATAGCCATAGTATCTATCGCAAATGTTTTGGGGATGCTTGTCTTTTTTAAAAgcgctttattgaggtataatttatataccatcaTATTTACCTGCTTTAAGTATACAATGAAGTGATTATTAGCATATTTGAAGAATTGCACAATCATCACCACATCAgtcttagaatattttcatcacccctccGTAAAAACCCCTATACCCATTAACAGCCactcccctttttcttttcagccttaggcaaccactaatctacattCTATCTCTATAAATTTACCTTTTCTggaaatttcatgtaaatggaattatacaatatgtggtcctttgtgccTTGCTCCTTCCACTTAGTCTAATATTTTTGAGGTCCATCTATGAATTGTATACATCAGtagtttgctccttttttttttctttttttggccacgccacatcgcttgtgggatcttagttcccagaccagaaaTTGAACCCAGACCCAagacagtgaaagcactgagtcctaaccactgaaccgccagggaattccctagtttgttcctttttattgttgaataatattccatcgtatgattatactacattttatttatgcattcatcagatagacatttgggttgtttccagtttggggctacaatgaacaatgctgctatgactATCCCCCTACAAGGTCTTGagtagacatatattttcatttctcttgggtaaatacccagaagaatTGCTAAGTCATATGGTCAATTTATAGTTTCAAagttttccattcccaccagtacTGTATGAGGatttgttgagagaattaaatgagataattaacATGAAATGCTTAGCATTGTGCCTGaatcttcaataaatgatagctagaATTAATAGAGGTCTTAATAGAATCAGCTGTAGTGCTAGAAACCACAGTACTGCTGCCTCCTTCCCTGAAAAGAAAGTGGATCTCCAAGAGGCAGTCACTCTGCAGTATTAATGCCCACATCCTATACGCGCTTAGCCTGGCGTTCAAGGCTCTCCACACCCCCACCTCCATCTACCTGTCCAATCTTGGCCAGCATTCACTTTACCCTCTAGCTTCTGCCCCCCCAAGCTGATCAGCTCCTCTGCTCATACCAttctctgccctctccctcctgccttctcttTGAGTATTAAAATCCCACTTGCCTTTCAAGACTCAACTCAGGTGTCCTTTCCTCTCCAAGGTCTATCTTGACTTTCTAACTAACTAGACCAGTGCTGTCTATGGGCTGTTGAacacctgaaatgtggctagtctgaattaAGGTGTGctgaattataaaatatacaccaGATTTTGAGGACTTAGTATGAAAATAGTATAGAATTAATAGTTTTTTTGTATTAATTACATGTTCAAATAGTATTGGGGGTATATGGGTTAGGTAAAATACattattgaaattaatttcacttgttctttttaaaaatgtggctgcTAGAAAACCTTAAATTACACATGTGGCTCAGGTCTGTGGCTAAATTTTagttctactggacagcattGGTAAAGAGCACCAACATCCTAACAGTTgctctttattgagcacctaatttCTTACACTGTTGTACCTGTTATCTGACATGATGCTCAGTGCAATCCTGTGGGGTTGGTATTATGAATATCtccctttttacagataaggatacAGAGGGAGGGTGTGACCTCCCCTTAAGTCACACAGCTGGACACTAGCAGACTCAGGATTCGAATCCAAGTTGTCTGCCTCCAAAGCCCACAGTCTTCCATGGGATTTGCTGCACAGACTACTAAAGCACCAAGGGCTTTGGGGGTCTCCTGGGGTGCCTTTGGCTGGAATTAGAACAGCTCTGTATGGCAATGAATCATGCTAATCAGAAACTCTGACTGAATGCTTGCCTTTCATAAATACAAAATGAGAAAGCagattaattaatataatttggAATAAATCAGATCTTGGGATCTGTGGGTGTAGTAAAAGGTGGAAGGCCACTGATCTAAACACCTCATTGGGCAGGTGGGGAACCTGATGCCCAAAAAGGAGAAGATTTGTCCAGGGCTGTCAGAGAGTGGGAGAGCCAAATGCAAAAGCCCGGTTTCTAGGCTCCCAGGCTGAGTGTCTTGCATGTACCTCACTGTCTGTACATGGAaggccctgcccccagccaccTGGAAGCCTTTTGTCTTGAAGCAgcccccttcctctcccaagCCTGTCCCAAAGACTAGAGAGGAGGGGGCCAGGAGACCCAACCCATTTCCCATCAAGGTCCCAAGGCCACCATCCGGTCCTGGGCCAGGAATTCCTTTCACAGACTGAATTAAACTGAGCCGAAAATAATTCTGAACCCTTGGAAGCCTCCAAGAGCTCCTATTCCTACTCCACCCGGGCCCAGCAGGCCAGGCCTCCCCAAATCTCCTCTCTGCCATCTTCTGGGCTCCCCCAGACTTCCCCTGCCAGCTCCCATCTCCACTCACACGTGTGTAGGGAGAGGGATGTTTAAACAGACTGCCCACATCCCTGTTCCCTCTTCCCAGCCTCTCCAAACAGGCAGGAGAAAGGGCGACCAGAGACGTATTAAACCCAGCACCATCCCCATGAGCCAACCCAAGAGGGCCCTAgccagaggcacagagaaggagcCGCCAAGAAACAGAGAGACACGGACACAAAGGGGCAGAGAGTGTGTccaagacaaagagaagaaaaaggatggATGTTTAGATCAAGAGAAAGGCACGGAGCGAGAGACGAAGAGacgagaaataagaaaaagtggaaaaggcGGCGGAGATGAAAAAGGGATGCctgaaaaggaaaattagaaggGAAAGTagagagaagatagagaaatTAGAATTTGAGGGAGAGATCGAAGGAGCAGGGGCGCGATGGGGAAGAGTAGGAGGGGGGACAAGGAGAGCGCGAGGGGAGACGCGCAGCGATCTGAGGTGCCCTGGCCGCTGGGGTCCCGGGGGGCGGGCCCTCCTCCCGGCGCCTCTCCCCGCCGCGGCGGTCCGAGTAGCCACATTCCTCCGGGTTTCCCACACACTTGCCATCAAAGAGTCCCCAAAGCCCCGGCTTTTcccgcgcccctcccccgccagGGCCGGAGAAACTATTTTTCACCCCCTCCTGGTCTTTAATCTGCTGTGGGGAAAGAAAGCGGCTTTTGTTGGGCAAGGGGCTGCgcggagggcggggcgggggcccCGGCGATTGTGTGTCCCGCAGCTGCGCGCCTGGGGCCGCCGGGGTGGGGCCGCCGGGGCGCGGGGCCGGAGCGCGGGCGCGGAGGGCCCGGAGGTCGAGCCGGGCAGGGGTGGGGCGCAGGGGCGCGGGGCGGGCGGCCTGGGCAGGTCGACGGGCCGGAGTGGGGGCTGCCGGGGCGCGGGGTGCGGGCGGGAGGGTCGCAGGGGCTGAGGGGGTGGAGAAAAAGGCCACCCGGGCGCGCAAGCCCATTGTCCTCTTGGCCCTGTTCTGCACCAGGGCCGGAGATTGGGGGAAGATGGACACTCGTTGAAAGGGCAGATGGGGAGAAGGCTGCACACCCGGAGGAGGTCGTATACTCAGGCAGGGGGCCATGAGAACTCTGGGAGACACACCACACATTTAAGCAACAATCAGggagacaaacacacacacacacacacacacacacacacacacacacactctctctctctctctctctctctctctctctctctctctctctctctcactctcatcagggacacagacacacaacccTGAGGAAGGGTCCCACAGCCAGAGAGAGGCCAACAACACACACTCAGGGAGTAACACACATTCAGAGAACAACCCACttactcagacacacacacacacacacacacacacacacacacacacacacacacagcctaacGCCATAAAGCTCTGTTGAACAAAATGGATTTCCGTTATgaatttccttctccttccagcCCCAATTTCTCCTTAAGACAGGCCCCCATTCTCCAGCATttgcttcctttctccctccagtTGGTAGCCTGGCTCATGCTTCAAAGCACAAGCTCTGGACTCAGGCAGCCCTACTCTGCCTCCcgacagctgtgtgaccttgggcaagtcacctcaccACTCTGAGCTTCAATGGATACGAGGGTTGAGAGAGATAATATAAATAAGATGCCTGACTCGTTGTTGGCACTTGACAAAAGTTATCCCTTATGAGCCTGCTGACGCGTGGGCTGCTGTAATGATGACAGTCAAGGGCGGCTTTGGCTGGCAGGAGGCTCTCTCTGAGCTgcagcctctgcctctgctttCTGGCACCCCTGCATTTCCACCTCAGTGCCCCATTGGGCGTGGGGGAGACTTTTCCTCTCTGACAGGGTCAGCTCTGTCCCCAGGCCGGATCCCTCCCATACCTACCCTCGCAGCTTTTGAACTGCTGCTGGGATCTAGGCCAACACAAGACAATATCTGAGCAGGGTGAATGTTGCTTTtcaaggccttttttttttttgccttcatcTTTTCTTGCCTTGGATTCCATCATCTTTCTAAAGCCTTTCCTGAACCCCATTAGTGGGAGCCCAAATCCAACTGTCAGCCTCTGCCTGCGACAAAGAACATCCCCTAAGTGGTCTCCCAAAAGTGATTACTGGGGTGGAACTTAATTCAGTACATCTTTACTAAttgcccactctgtgccaggcactgtgagggATACTGAGACCAGGAAGACAGATATGACATGATTACAAAGCAGGTGAGCTATAAGCCCCATATGGTGGTTGGAAGTGTTCAAAGAAACCATGAATGAAAGTGCTTTGGAAACAGCAAAATCTCTGCAACATATTCGTTGCCTTTTGCTATTTGTTAAATCAGAGTTAAACTCCTACATAACTTACTGATGCTCTCCAAAGTCTAGAAGTTCCAAACTTTTCTTAACAGGGAAATGAGGTTGTCCCTGTCTGTCCTCATTAGCCTAGAAATGCTAGGATGAGGAAACTAGCCCTTGTGTGTCTGGACGCTGTGTGCAGTTTGGACGTTTGTCTCCATCCTTGTATGCATCAGTGTTTGAGCCACAGGCTTGAGTTCAAATTTTGATTATTGGAGCTTTGTGCCTGCTAGCTCTGTGGACAAATCTCTTTGACCTCAATACCTTTGTCACGATATCTGCCCCAAAAGACTATAGAGAAGATTATATGAGATAGAATTTATAAAGCAGCAGCACAAGATAGGTTCTCAGAAAACAAACTCTCTTCCTACTTTCCTGTGGTTGtccacccacacacaccccagatgCCAAGCCAGCCCCTGGACATCCCATGGTCACTGCCTACCTGCTGACATAAGGGGTTAGTTAACTTCAGGGTGGTATGGCTGGACCAAGCTAGTCTGGCTTTGGGttgaaagaaggagagagggaggaaactcAACTCCCATGTTGACTCCTAAAAACAGGAGTAGTCAGCCTGCACTTTGTTTAAGAATAAACATCCCTGAAAGCATGGACAGGAAGGTTTTTCGGGGGGGGGAATTTCCAAGAAATTTCCAATGCTCTCTGAGTCTCCCTACTTAGAAGACATTTCCTAATACCTTGGTGTCTGTCTTCCAACCTAATGCATGCCCCCCCTTGCTTTTCTCTATCCGGTGGAATAAAACCCTCTCAGGTCCAAACTACCTTCCTAGGAGGTCCCTTGAAAGGGCAGAAGGAAAAGCATAAACACGGAAGGATAAAAGTTTTGAGACAGGCAGACCTGGGCGCAAATCTTAGATCTGCAACTTATTAGCATGTGACTGTGGGCAAGcacattaacctctctgagcctcagtctcctggtGCGTAAAATGGgtcaatgagataatgtatgagaAGGCAAGTGGGACTTGGCAAATAGTTAAGATTCAAtgaaggatgatgatgatgatggtggtggtggcagcgGCAGTGGCGGCACCAAGACCTTTGAACTGTAGAGTAGCCCATCTTGGAGGCCCCTGAAATCCCCATTCCTATAAGGACTCATGCCTTAGATCCAGATGCTCACCATAGTCCCCTTTGCAGTATTTCACATGTTCCTGAGACCAGACTCAGCAGGAACCATTAAGCTCACTTGGTACCACCTATCTCACTCACCAGGGGCTACATCACATCATAGCACATGAAAATAACTAATTGGTTCCTATGACACTTTCCATCCCTTGTCCTCTTGATCCTCCCAGCTGTAAATAAGGTCGGTGGACATTATTTTTCACCCCACTTTACAAGGAGACaactgaggcagagggaagaatAAGTAGTCCATCCAAGGGTTTGAGCCTTGATTCTGAATTCCCCGTGCTCTTCTTGTATCACATGAGTCTCAAGCAGTAGTTTGAGGTCTAGCCTTTcttgggggaggagaaggggtaTGTTCTAAGTGTATGGCTGGGAAGTCCTCCGCACACCTTTACATGTACTTTGTGAGCCAACagttacatattaaaaaattgcaGCATCTGGGGATGTCCTGAGACTACAGCAGACCACCCTAATGCTAAGGAGAGTTAGAGGGCAGAATGGACAGGAAGCCAAATGAGGGGGAGGTCTGGGTCCTGGCTACATGTCAGCAACTGACATCCAGAGTAACCTTGGGCAAGATTTGGAAGTTCCCTTGATCCCTACTTTCAACATTAATGGCAAAAAATAGAAAGGTAGACAAGTAGATAGAAGCTCAGTTTAGGCAAAAAGACATCTGCAATTCTCATCATCATTATTTTGGCTTTGAAATCGACAGCTCAGAGACCCCCGAccacttttcaaatttttaaagacaaagcaGTATAACTTAATAGTTCTGCCAACTCTTAAAAAAATCAGAGAGCACaacactgacttttttttccttttcttcttcttcttctttttttttttttttaaattttggcaaaGAAAGATTCAGTTCCTGGAAATGCTTACAAAATGATTCCTGACACTGGGAGGAGAtagttaaaaaaggaagaagacgaAAACTTATAAACATATATAGATAAAGGCAGAAGGTGGCaagaaagagaataaacaaaagaaagaaaagaaagaactaaaagagatagaaggaaaaaagacttTAAAGGGCCCCAATTCAAGAACGTTATCAAGTTCTCAGCATCTGCAATTCACAAGCCGCTTGCGGGTCGGGGCGGCGCAGACCCCTCCCCTTTCTCGGGTGTCGGACGCTCATTGGTGGGGACGGCAGTCGCCGGCCGGTGACTGCCCGAGGAAAGGTTGCCTGGGACACGCATCCCTGTGTGAACGCATGACGTCCCACCCTGGCGCCAGGCTGTCTGGGGCTGAGTCTTAGATCAACACAGCTGTGGGACCGGGACCCACAGCTGGGCAAAGGAGCGGATTCCTCAACAAAAAATAGGATTGTGAGAAAAGTTCTGAAACAAAAACAGCGCAGACAAAAGCCTTAATGACAtcctttcataaaaataaaaaatgcaagagGGGGGAAAAAGCTGGTAAAAGGAGCAGAACTGGGAACAGAAAGTTCAGAGGCATTTGGAATAAGAGACTGAGGCCCCACCACCGCTAAACAAGTTGCAGAAGGCCTGAGCTAGCCCTCCAGTCCGCTGTTGGGAAAAAGAAGTCTTTTGGGCTCAAACTTTATTCAGTGTTCTCAACCGTAACCCATTTCTTTCAGAATTAGAATCTTACATTGGAGAGTACCCTTAGAGGTCATTTGTTTCCCCCTCCCTCAATTTTACAGAAAATGAAgcccaggaaggaaagaaattcttcCAAGGCCACATTGCAAGTTACTGACATGACCAGGACAGAATTCTGCTTGCTGATCCCGGCATCCCTCTCCTGCCTATGTCACCCAGCTCATGGGCATTTCACCCTGAAAGCATCTTGGGAGATAATGTGAAGGTGCTTTGCAAATGGCTGCACAAGCCTGAGGCAGCAGTGGGTAGTAatgggagggaaaaggagagaggggaatCTGTGTGGTCCTATGGACTGAGCACAGACCACTCAACCGGCCACTTGCTGGGTCCTCGGGCACCAAGGAGACTAATGGATGTGAGGGAGAGAGTATGTCAAGTGCCTTGCAGAGAAGAGGCGTTTAGTAATTATTTGTGGAAGGAATGAGGTAGGTCTAGTTAGCTCCATTTTATAAATtggaaaattgaggcacagaggtgACTTACCCAAAGTTCACATTATTAGTAAAAAAGAATGGGAATTTGAACATAAATCTGCCTAGCTCTGAAGGCCATGATATTTTCCAGAACATGGGCTTGACTATTTTGCACAAACCATGGAAGTCTGCGTGACAGAAAAGTGTTTTTTATTTGGTCATTCAGGAGTCCGCATAGCCACCATATTCCCTTCCCAAGACCAAATAGCTGGCATGCTCTTCACTTGACATCTGTAGCCTATATAGACTGATCTGTCCATTCATGGGATATTTTCTTATACCAAAGAGCCTGTCCTGGAAAACATTTATATTTCAGGAAGAAGTCTTTCAACTCTTTCTTGGGACACAGAGTCCTGTGGTATGACAGCAAAGAACAAGGATTCAGGGCTGGCTCTACCATTACTTGTGGTGTGaccttggaaatattttataactcCTTTCTGTACCCTTTACCATCCCACACCTGCCTGTCCAAATTTCATAAAGCATTAGACTTCTAGAGCTGGAAAGGATTTTAAATAATCACTTAGCACCATTTCCCCATTTTGTTCACAAGGTGACTAAGGCCAGGGTACCTGGGCTTGTTCAAGATCACATGACAAATTATTGGCAAGGCTGGTATGTTGAATCTAGGACTCCTAATTCCCAGTCCAGTGTCCTTTTTACTATGACTATTTTGAGACTCTCCTAACTCTGAGCTCCCATTGTCCTGTTAATCAGTGCCACATACTATAGAACTCTTAATTGTTTCCTGTGTTAATCTTGTCTCCCCAAATTGTGAGATTCTTGAGAGCAGGAGCCACTGTTTTATGTGAAGcgactccataaatatttaccaactgACTGATTAAGGAAGCAACCATTGGGGGATCCCACCTGGCCAGTTCCATGATGGAAACCAGCATTCTGAGGCTGCAGATTCCCAAAAGTCCTTGGAAATGACAAGATGACAAGCAAAGAATACTGAATGCAATGTCCCGTTGCGATACGGGGCTTACTTGCCTGTCCCGTGGTCCCTTTCCTGGACTCTCAGATAGAGCTGGAGCCATTTCAGCAAGGGTAAGAATAATCCAGTCCAGGTGGCCTGCCCTTCCATAGCAGAGAGGGATAGACAATAGAGTGATGAAATTACCAAACTATTGTTTTCCGCATAGAGGTGTGTGGagaatgggggaagggagaagtgaGAGTTAAAAAGAGATTTGCTGACCTAACGGGAGCTCCTAAAAAGGTTATTTAGAAATCATCCCTTCTGCACCCCCATTCAAAACCCTGTCCAAACTTCTAATCAAActcacttccaaaatataactgGGCATATATTTGGCTCCTTATGGAGTGCATGGGGCCAGAGAATGGGAGCTCTCTTCCTTCCCCATGCAAAAAGCACGATTCAGGctgctgtcttcttttttttttctttccccctgtTGCTCAAATAAATAGTGTTCTTTGCTCaaacccccttcccctcctccttctgcaATCTCAGCGCCTAGCCcaaatctgttttcttcattgtaaCCTCAGCTTCACCgcaattaatttttttcccctctggtcaCAAGATAATTCCTGACGCCAGTGAGTCTGGAGGTCAGACGAACAGCAAATTGGGGAACAAGGCGGCACTAATTCCTTACAAGTTTCCCTTGAAAAATCTTttgcttaccaaaaaaaaaaaaaaaaaagcttctttgCTGTTCGGGGATTTACGACCTCGGAGGACTGTGAGTTCGAACCAGTGTTGGGCTGTGGGTGGactggcagggggcaggggagctCTAAGATCTGGGGCGCTGCCAGGAAAAGGCAAATTCTTAAAGTTAATGgttttaagtgattttttaaatcctttctggCAAAGAGGCCCGCCTCTCCTCTGTATCAGCGCTTCCTCATTCTTTGAATCCGCGGCTCCGCGGTATTCGGCGTCAGACCCGCCAGAGGAAGCCTGTTTGCAATTTACCCGGGCTGTGAACGCCCAGGGTCGACGGAGGCGGGGCCAAGGCGGGCTGTTTTGCATAAAGGGGCGTGCCTTCCAGGCGGGCTCTATAACTGCGGTCCTCCGTGAGAGTGCGCGCGTTGCTAGCTGCTCAAGGGGttctttggctttttttcttctttcggCACTTCCAACCTCATTCCTCAATATGAAGGCGCTGAGCCCGGTGCGCGGCTGCTACGAGGCGGTGTGCTGCCTGTCGGAACGCAGCCTGGCCATCGCGCGGGGCCGCGGCAAGAGCCCGGCAGCTGaggagccgctgagcctgcttgaCGACATGAACCACTGCTACTCGCGTCTGCGGGAACTGGTACCCGGAGTCCCGCGAGGCACTCAGCTTAGCCAGGTGGAAATCCTGCAGCGCGTCATCGACTACATCCTCGACCTTCAGGTGGTCCTGGCCGAGCCCGCTCCTGGACCCCCAGACGGCCCGCATCTTCCCATCCAGGTGCGCGTGGGCGTGCTTGGAGCAGGGGCGGGGCTGAGCTCCAGGGCAGGGATGCTGCGGGACCCTTAGAACTTCCTAGCGCCGTGCATAACTCTCTCGTTTTCCTTCTCTCAGACAGCCGAGCTTGCTCCGGAACTTGTGATCTCCAACGACCAAAGGAGCTTCTGCCACTGACCTGGACGTCCTGGCGCCTCCAGGTGAGTATCCACGCCTTCTCCcgggggcggggaagggagggCAGCTGGTGCTTAAATGGCAAATCCTAGAGTTGGTAGGCCTTTTAAGGGATTACCGCGCCCCCTCGGTTTAGGGAAACCGAGTCCAGAGAGGTGCAAGTGACTTGCCCGTGGTCACATCAAATGAATGACGGAACCAGTTCCCATCCAGTGTTCGTTTCAACCTTAAACACACGGTGTCCCTGCCTTCCCTAGTGGCCAAAGACGCGAGAAAGTAGGCGCGGGTCCGACTAAATAAAATAGCCAGTCTGTTTGTAGCTTGGAGTCCTTAAAGGATCCGTGTTTTCTTCAGCCCCCTCCCAGCTAGTGTTAATTCCAAGAGGGAGGGATGGTGCAAGCTCCGCCTGTGGTCCT harbors:
- the ID3 gene encoding DNA-binding protein inhibitor ID-3, giving the protein MVLSDFLNPFWQRGPPLLCISASSFFESAAPRYSASDPPEEACLQFTRAVNAQGRRRRGQGGLFCIKGRAFQAGSITAVLRESARVASCSRGSLAFFLLSALPTSFLNMKALSPVRGCYEAVCCLSERSLAIARGRGKSPAAEEPLSLLDDMNHCYSRLRELVPGVPRGTQLSQVEILQRVIDYILDLQVVLAEPAPGPPDGPHLPIQTAELAPELVISNDQRSFCH